From Lolium perenne isolate Kyuss_39 chromosome 5, Kyuss_2.0, whole genome shotgun sequence, a single genomic window includes:
- the LOC127301903 gene encoding uncharacterized protein isoform X3, with product MNGRARRPAAAAKAAPKGDRQKEQRKAMPVVKGPAGAVTRGAMSRIQSRRERKLALQQDVDKLKKKLRHEENVHRALERAFTRPLGALPRLPPYLPSQTLALLAEVAVLEEEVVRLEEQVVNFRQGIYQEAIIFSTSTKNTHLPGVGGGEGCAPPQLMPSSPTRPNAEFPPIGPDRAPARPSPNGKQTPRKPIPAPAKQEDGPGSGAGKENQSCRNSRLPPSQKVAKSRVPAAAPEKRRAAQTISAVPDRKGIADAVSNNSGKVFQDGSSAPNRLSEELLSCLLTIFSQMGSPAAPADEEQQPLSPSVSGSSSEDAYPQDPYGILELGGARDVGPYKHLHVIDAASFDRNALASNTLLARRLKALLRKLASVDLAGLSHHHKLAFWINVYNSCMMNAFLEQGVPTTPQMLVAMMPKAAIEVGGRTHSAMSIEHFVLRLPYSVKHVNPPEGTKVDDAPAGAGAFGLEWPEPLVTFALSCGSWSSPAVRVYTAARVEEELEGAKRDYLQAAVAVSAPERLAIPKLLHWYLLDFAKDVDSLMDWVCLQLPSELRQAAMRAVDEGRRARRIQVLPYEFRFRYLLAS from the exons ATGAATGGCCGGGCTCGGAGGCCGGCCGCGGCGGCGAAGGCGGCCCCGAAGGGCGACAGG CAGAAGGAGCAGAGGAAGGCCATGCCGGTGGTGAAGGGGCCGGCCGGCGCGGTGACCAGAGGCGCGATGAGCAGGATCCAGTCGAGGCGAGAGCGGAAGCTCGCGCTGCAGCAGGAT GTGGACAAGCTGAAGAAGAAGCTGCGGCACGAGGAGAACGTCCACCGGGCTCTGGAGAGGGCCTTCACGCGGCCGCTCGGCGCGCTGCCTCGCCTGCCGCCCTACCTGCCGTCCCAG ACGCTGGCTCTTCTGGCGGAGGTGGCGGtgctggaggaggaggtggttcgACTGGAGGAGCAGGTGGTCAACTTCCGGCAAGGCATCTACCAGGaggccatcatcttctccacctcCACCAAGAACACGCACCTccccggcgtcggcggcggcgagggatgcGCGCCGCCACAGCTCATGCCGTCTAGCCCGACTCGACCAAATGCAGAGTTCCCTCCAATTGGTCCGGATCGCGCTCCTGCTCGTCCGTCGCCGAACGGGAAGCAAACGCCAAGAAAACCAATTCCCGCTCCAGCTAAGCAGGAAGACGGCCCTGGTTCCGGGGCTGGAAAAGAGAACCAGTCGTGCAGGAATTCTCGCCTGCCGCCATCGCAGAAGGTTGCTAAATCGAGGGTGCCGGCAGCGGCGCCTGAGAAACGCAGGGCTGCTCAG ACAATCAGTGCAGTGCCTGACCGCAAAGGGATCGCAGACGCTGTCAGCAATAATTCAGGGAAGGTGTTCCAGGACGGGTCGAGCGCGCCCAACCGATTGTCTGAGGAGCTGCTGAGCTGCCTGCTGACCATCTTCTCGCAGATGGGCTCACCGGCGGCACCGGCGGACGAGGAGCAGCAGCCATTGTCCCCGTCGGTTTCAGGCTCGTCATCAGAGGACGCGTACCCTCAGGACCCCTACGGCATCCTGGAGCTGGGCGGCGCCAGGGACGTCGGCCCTTACAAGCATCTCCACGTGATCGACGCCGCGTCGTTCGACCGGAACGCGCTGGCCAGCAACACGCTGCTCGCCCGGAGGTTGAA GGCCTTGCTCCGGAAGCTCGCGTCGGTTGACCTGGCGGGGCTCTCCCACCACCACAAGCTCGCCTTCTGGATCAACGTCTACAACTCCTGCATGATGAAT GCATTCCTGGAGCAAGGTGTACCTACCACGCCCCAAATGCTCGTGGCCATGATGCCCAAG GCGGCGATAGAGGTTGGTGGGCGCACGCACAGCGCCATGTCCATCGAGCATTTCGTCCTCAGACTGCCCTACAGCGTCAAGCAT GTGAACCCTCCGGAAGGGACGAAGGTCGACGACGCCCCGGCGGGAGCTGGCGCGTTCGGACTGGAGTGGCCGGAGCCGCTGGTCACCTTCGCGCTCTCCTGCGGGAGCTGGTCCTCCCCCGCC GTGAGGGTGTACACGGCGGCGCGGGTGGAGGAGGAGCTGGAGGGCGCCAAGAGGGACTACCTGCAGGCGGCGGTGGCCGTGTCGGCGCCGGAGCGGCTGGCCATCCCGAAGCTCCTGCACTGGTACCTGCTGGACTTCGCCAAGGACGTGGACTCGCTCATGGACTGGGTGTGCCTGCAGCTGCCCAGCGAGCTGCGGCAGGCCGCGATGCGCGCCGTGGATGAAGGCCGGCGCGCGCGCCGCATCCAGGTGCTGCCCTACGAGTTCAGGTTCAGGTACCTGCTGGCATCGTGA
- the LOC127301903 gene encoding uncharacterized protein isoform X1 produces MNGRARRPAAAAKAAPKGDRMMMQQQKEQRKAMPVVKGPAGAVTRGAMSRIQSRRERKLALQQDVDKLKKKLRHEENVHRALERAFTRPLGALPRLPPYLPSQTLALLAEVAVLEEEVVRLEEQVVNFRQGIYQEAIIFSTSTKNTHLPGVGGGEGCAPPQLMPSSPTRPNAEFPPIGPDRAPARPSPNGKQTPRKPIPAPAKQEDGPGSGAGKENQSCRNSRLPPSQKVAKSRVPAAAPEKRRAAQTISAVPDRKGIADAVSNNSGKVFQDGSSAPNRLSEELLSCLLTIFSQMGSPAAPADEEQQPLSPSVSGSSSEDAYPQDPYGILELGGARDVGPYKHLHVIDAASFDRNALASNTLLARRLKALLRKLASVDLAGLSHHHKLAFWINVYNSCMMNAFLEQGVPTTPQMLVAMMPKAAIEVGGRTHSAMSIEHFVLRLPYSVKHVNPPEGTKVDDAPAGAGAFGLEWPEPLVTFALSCGSWSSPAVRVYTAARVEEELEGAKRDYLQAAVAVSAPERLAIPKLLHWYLLDFAKDVDSLMDWVCLQLPSELRQAAMRAVDEGRRARRIQVLPYEFRFRYLLAS; encoded by the exons ATGAATGGCCGGGCTCGGAGGCCGGCCGCGGCGGCGAAGGCGGCCCCGAAGGGCGACAGG ATGATGATGCAGCAGCAGAAGGAGCAGAGGAAGGCCATGCCGGTGGTGAAGGGGCCGGCCGGCGCGGTGACCAGAGGCGCGATGAGCAGGATCCAGTCGAGGCGAGAGCGGAAGCTCGCGCTGCAGCAGGAT GTGGACAAGCTGAAGAAGAAGCTGCGGCACGAGGAGAACGTCCACCGGGCTCTGGAGAGGGCCTTCACGCGGCCGCTCGGCGCGCTGCCTCGCCTGCCGCCCTACCTGCCGTCCCAG ACGCTGGCTCTTCTGGCGGAGGTGGCGGtgctggaggaggaggtggttcgACTGGAGGAGCAGGTGGTCAACTTCCGGCAAGGCATCTACCAGGaggccatcatcttctccacctcCACCAAGAACACGCACCTccccggcgtcggcggcggcgagggatgcGCGCCGCCACAGCTCATGCCGTCTAGCCCGACTCGACCAAATGCAGAGTTCCCTCCAATTGGTCCGGATCGCGCTCCTGCTCGTCCGTCGCCGAACGGGAAGCAAACGCCAAGAAAACCAATTCCCGCTCCAGCTAAGCAGGAAGACGGCCCTGGTTCCGGGGCTGGAAAAGAGAACCAGTCGTGCAGGAATTCTCGCCTGCCGCCATCGCAGAAGGTTGCTAAATCGAGGGTGCCGGCAGCGGCGCCTGAGAAACGCAGGGCTGCTCAG ACAATCAGTGCAGTGCCTGACCGCAAAGGGATCGCAGACGCTGTCAGCAATAATTCAGGGAAGGTGTTCCAGGACGGGTCGAGCGCGCCCAACCGATTGTCTGAGGAGCTGCTGAGCTGCCTGCTGACCATCTTCTCGCAGATGGGCTCACCGGCGGCACCGGCGGACGAGGAGCAGCAGCCATTGTCCCCGTCGGTTTCAGGCTCGTCATCAGAGGACGCGTACCCTCAGGACCCCTACGGCATCCTGGAGCTGGGCGGCGCCAGGGACGTCGGCCCTTACAAGCATCTCCACGTGATCGACGCCGCGTCGTTCGACCGGAACGCGCTGGCCAGCAACACGCTGCTCGCCCGGAGGTTGAA GGCCTTGCTCCGGAAGCTCGCGTCGGTTGACCTGGCGGGGCTCTCCCACCACCACAAGCTCGCCTTCTGGATCAACGTCTACAACTCCTGCATGATGAAT GCATTCCTGGAGCAAGGTGTACCTACCACGCCCCAAATGCTCGTGGCCATGATGCCCAAG GCGGCGATAGAGGTTGGTGGGCGCACGCACAGCGCCATGTCCATCGAGCATTTCGTCCTCAGACTGCCCTACAGCGTCAAGCAT GTGAACCCTCCGGAAGGGACGAAGGTCGACGACGCCCCGGCGGGAGCTGGCGCGTTCGGACTGGAGTGGCCGGAGCCGCTGGTCACCTTCGCGCTCTCCTGCGGGAGCTGGTCCTCCCCCGCC GTGAGGGTGTACACGGCGGCGCGGGTGGAGGAGGAGCTGGAGGGCGCCAAGAGGGACTACCTGCAGGCGGCGGTGGCCGTGTCGGCGCCGGAGCGGCTGGCCATCCCGAAGCTCCTGCACTGGTACCTGCTGGACTTCGCCAAGGACGTGGACTCGCTCATGGACTGGGTGTGCCTGCAGCTGCCCAGCGAGCTGCGGCAGGCCGCGATGCGCGCCGTGGATGAAGGCCGGCGCGCGCGCCGCATCCAGGTGCTGCCCTACGAGTTCAGGTTCAGGTACCTGCTGGCATCGTGA
- the LOC127301903 gene encoding uncharacterized protein isoform X2 gives MNGRARRPAAAAKAAPKGDRQQKEQRKAMPVVKGPAGAVTRGAMSRIQSRRERKLALQQDVDKLKKKLRHEENVHRALERAFTRPLGALPRLPPYLPSQTLALLAEVAVLEEEVVRLEEQVVNFRQGIYQEAIIFSTSTKNTHLPGVGGGEGCAPPQLMPSSPTRPNAEFPPIGPDRAPARPSPNGKQTPRKPIPAPAKQEDGPGSGAGKENQSCRNSRLPPSQKVAKSRVPAAAPEKRRAAQTISAVPDRKGIADAVSNNSGKVFQDGSSAPNRLSEELLSCLLTIFSQMGSPAAPADEEQQPLSPSVSGSSSEDAYPQDPYGILELGGARDVGPYKHLHVIDAASFDRNALASNTLLARRLKALLRKLASVDLAGLSHHHKLAFWINVYNSCMMNAFLEQGVPTTPQMLVAMMPKAAIEVGGRTHSAMSIEHFVLRLPYSVKHVNPPEGTKVDDAPAGAGAFGLEWPEPLVTFALSCGSWSSPAVRVYTAARVEEELEGAKRDYLQAAVAVSAPERLAIPKLLHWYLLDFAKDVDSLMDWVCLQLPSELRQAAMRAVDEGRRARRIQVLPYEFRFRYLLAS, from the exons ATGAATGGCCGGGCTCGGAGGCCGGCCGCGGCGGCGAAGGCGGCCCCGAAGGGCGACAGG CAGCAGAAGGAGCAGAGGAAGGCCATGCCGGTGGTGAAGGGGCCGGCCGGCGCGGTGACCAGAGGCGCGATGAGCAGGATCCAGTCGAGGCGAGAGCGGAAGCTCGCGCTGCAGCAGGAT GTGGACAAGCTGAAGAAGAAGCTGCGGCACGAGGAGAACGTCCACCGGGCTCTGGAGAGGGCCTTCACGCGGCCGCTCGGCGCGCTGCCTCGCCTGCCGCCCTACCTGCCGTCCCAG ACGCTGGCTCTTCTGGCGGAGGTGGCGGtgctggaggaggaggtggttcgACTGGAGGAGCAGGTGGTCAACTTCCGGCAAGGCATCTACCAGGaggccatcatcttctccacctcCACCAAGAACACGCACCTccccggcgtcggcggcggcgagggatgcGCGCCGCCACAGCTCATGCCGTCTAGCCCGACTCGACCAAATGCAGAGTTCCCTCCAATTGGTCCGGATCGCGCTCCTGCTCGTCCGTCGCCGAACGGGAAGCAAACGCCAAGAAAACCAATTCCCGCTCCAGCTAAGCAGGAAGACGGCCCTGGTTCCGGGGCTGGAAAAGAGAACCAGTCGTGCAGGAATTCTCGCCTGCCGCCATCGCAGAAGGTTGCTAAATCGAGGGTGCCGGCAGCGGCGCCTGAGAAACGCAGGGCTGCTCAG ACAATCAGTGCAGTGCCTGACCGCAAAGGGATCGCAGACGCTGTCAGCAATAATTCAGGGAAGGTGTTCCAGGACGGGTCGAGCGCGCCCAACCGATTGTCTGAGGAGCTGCTGAGCTGCCTGCTGACCATCTTCTCGCAGATGGGCTCACCGGCGGCACCGGCGGACGAGGAGCAGCAGCCATTGTCCCCGTCGGTTTCAGGCTCGTCATCAGAGGACGCGTACCCTCAGGACCCCTACGGCATCCTGGAGCTGGGCGGCGCCAGGGACGTCGGCCCTTACAAGCATCTCCACGTGATCGACGCCGCGTCGTTCGACCGGAACGCGCTGGCCAGCAACACGCTGCTCGCCCGGAGGTTGAA GGCCTTGCTCCGGAAGCTCGCGTCGGTTGACCTGGCGGGGCTCTCCCACCACCACAAGCTCGCCTTCTGGATCAACGTCTACAACTCCTGCATGATGAAT GCATTCCTGGAGCAAGGTGTACCTACCACGCCCCAAATGCTCGTGGCCATGATGCCCAAG GCGGCGATAGAGGTTGGTGGGCGCACGCACAGCGCCATGTCCATCGAGCATTTCGTCCTCAGACTGCCCTACAGCGTCAAGCAT GTGAACCCTCCGGAAGGGACGAAGGTCGACGACGCCCCGGCGGGAGCTGGCGCGTTCGGACTGGAGTGGCCGGAGCCGCTGGTCACCTTCGCGCTCTCCTGCGGGAGCTGGTCCTCCCCCGCC GTGAGGGTGTACACGGCGGCGCGGGTGGAGGAGGAGCTGGAGGGCGCCAAGAGGGACTACCTGCAGGCGGCGGTGGCCGTGTCGGCGCCGGAGCGGCTGGCCATCCCGAAGCTCCTGCACTGGTACCTGCTGGACTTCGCCAAGGACGTGGACTCGCTCATGGACTGGGTGTGCCTGCAGCTGCCCAGCGAGCTGCGGCAGGCCGCGATGCGCGCCGTGGATGAAGGCCGGCGCGCGCGCCGCATCCAGGTGCTGCCCTACGAGTTCAGGTTCAGGTACCTGCTGGCATCGTGA